The proteins below are encoded in one region of Deltaproteobacteria bacterium:
- a CDS encoding electron transfer flavoprotein subunit beta/FixA family protein, translating to MKILALIKQVPDTAVDLKINAEAADIMYQDIPWVINPYDEYAVEEALRIKEKNGGSVTVISMGPDRAADIIRSSIAMGADDGIHLKDTAFDGSDAYRTALILSKIAGISGYDIILSGKQAVDDGWGQVGLALSEILNIPSVSSILKLEISEDKKTATAHREIDEGLEIVEVPLPALFTIQQGINTPRYASLPGIMRAKKKEIKVINAGALGISQGETGREASRIILQKLSRPPARKNGEMLKGDAISAAKELINRLRNEAKVI from the coding sequence TTGAAAATTTTAGCCCTTATAAAACAGGTTCCTGATACTGCTGTGGATTTAAAGATAAATGCAGAGGCTGCGGATATTATGTATCAGGATATTCCGTGGGTTATAAATCCATATGATGAATATGCGGTGGAAGAGGCGCTGCGTATAAAGGAAAAGAATGGCGGTAGTGTAACTGTTATATCTATGGGGCCGGACAGGGCTGCTGATATTATAAGAAGTTCCATTGCCATGGGCGCTGACGATGGAATCCATTTGAAAGACACTGCCTTTGACGGCTCTGACGCATATAGAACAGCCCTTATCCTGAGTAAGATTGCAGGCATTTCCGGCTATGATATTATCCTATCAGGCAAGCAGGCGGTGGATGACGGCTGGGGACAGGTTGGGCTTGCCCTGTCAGAGATATTAAATATCCCTTCGGTCTCGTCAATCCTTAAATTGGAAATATCAGAAGATAAAAAAACCGCAACTGCGCACAGAGAAATTGACGAGGGGCTTGAGATAGTTGAAGTTCCCCTCCCCGCCTTGTTTACTATACAACAGGGCATCAACACGCCAAGATACGCATCCCTCCCCGGCATTATGAGGGCCAAGAAAAAAGAGATAAAGGTGATTAACGCAGGCGCACTGGGCATTTCTCAGGGAGAAACCGGAAGAGAGGCCTCGCGGATAATATTACAAAAATTATCCAGGCCGCCTGCAAGAAAAAATGGTGAGATGCTTAAAGGTGATGCTATAAGCGCTGCAAAAGAATTGATAAATCGTTTGAGAAATGAGGCAAAGGTTATATAG
- a CDS encoding aminotransferase class I/II-fold pyridoxal phosphate-dependent enzyme, with protein MSLKQIEKILTEKLNDLKARGSLKGKEKVITGITGAKDGFGPRCLLAGQGEKEFLKMNSNSYLGLSLNKNVIRAEEDAARKFGAGPGAVRFISGTYEPHINLEKRLAGFHGREAAMIFSSAYSTVMGILPQFITEKTLVLSDGLNHNCIINAIRLSRPAKKEVYLHLDMTDMERILKENTGLAKRVVVATDGIFSMRGDYAPLDRIVEICKRYESGYEEGIITIVDDSHGVGAFGKTGRGTEEHTNARVDILVATLGKALGVNGGYIVSTNTVISYLRETAPFYIYSNPITPAEAAAAIKSLEILGSPEGIRLLERLRRLAARLREGLKQLGYETIPGEHPIVPLMVRDTERTSEMVRFLFDNGILATGLNFPVVPKGDEEIRFQINASHTEKDIDYLLDVLKRFKDSGIR; from the coding sequence ATGTCTCTAAAACAAATAGAAAAGATACTGACTGAAAAACTGAATGATCTTAAGGCCAGAGGAAGTTTGAAGGGTAAGGAAAAGGTCATCACTGGCATAACAGGGGCAAAGGACGGCTTTGGCCCTCGCTGTCTGCTCGCCGGACAGGGAGAAAAAGAGTTTTTAAAGATGAACTCCAATTCATATCTGGGACTCTCTTTAAATAAGAATGTCATAAGGGCAGAGGAAGATGCCGCAAGAAAGTTCGGCGCAGGTCCTGGCGCTGTCAGGTTTATAAGCGGAACCTACGAACCACATATAAATCTTGAGAAAAGACTTGCCGGCTTTCACGGGAGAGAGGCTGCAATGATATTCAGCTCGGCATATTCAACTGTCATGGGAATACTCCCCCAGTTCATTACTGAAAAGACCCTCGTGTTGAGCGATGGGTTGAACCATAACTGCATTATCAATGCTATAAGGCTCTCCAGGCCTGCAAAAAAGGAGGTCTATCTCCATCTTGACATGACAGATATGGAGCGTATCCTCAAAGAAAACACAGGCCTTGCAAAAAGGGTTGTGGTGGCAACTGACGGCATCTTCAGCATGAGGGGCGATTATGCGCCTTTAGACAGGATTGTTGAAATCTGCAAGAGATATGAATCAGGATATGAAGAAGGTATTATCACTATTGTTGATGACTCTCATGGCGTCGGCGCATTTGGTAAAACAGGAAGAGGCACAGAAGAACATACCAATGCCAGAGTGGATATTCTCGTGGCAACACTTGGAAAAGCGCTGGGGGTAAACGGCGGTTATATAGTCTCAACAAATACGGTGATAAGTTATCTCAGAGAAACAGCGCCTTTTTATATCTATTCTAACCCAATTACCCCTGCTGAGGCAGCAGCGGCAATCAAGTCCCTTGAAATACTGGGGAGTCCAGAAGGGATAAGGCTTCTCGAAAGGCTGAGAAGACTTGCAGCGCGCTTGCGGGAAGGGCTGAAACAGCTTGGGTATGAGACCATTCCCGGCGAACACCCTATCGTTCCGCTGATGGTGAGGGATACCGAGAGGACATCGGAAATGGTAAGGTTTCTCTTTGATAACGGCATACTGGCCACAGGCCTGAATTTTCCTGTAGTTCCGAAAGGGGACGAAGAGATAAGATTCCAGATAAATGCCAGCCACACTGAAAAGGATATTGATTATCTGCTGGATGTTTTAAAAAGATTTAAAGATAGTGGAATAAGGTAA
- a CDS encoding ribbon-helix-helix protein, CopG family, producing the protein MPSRQRVVMTVSLPPQTAEECKEIAKEKGETISEFFREMFSFYKQEKLTKEFRRLQRYGVKKAREMKITEKEIERLVFEGR; encoded by the coding sequence ATGCCGTCACGCCAAAGAGTAGTAATGACTGTTTCATTACCGCCTCAAACTGCTGAAGAATGCAAAGAAATAGCAAAAGAAAAGGGGGAAACGATAAGCGAGTTTTTCAGAGAGATGTTTTCATTTTATAAGCAGGAGAAGTTAACAAAAGAGTTCCGGCGGCTGCAGAGGTATGGAGTGAAAAAGGCGCGGGAAATGAAAATTACGGAAAAAGAGATAGAGCGGCTGGTCTTTGAAGGAAGATAA
- a CDS encoding L-threonine 3-dehydrogenase: protein MKRILVTGATGQIGSELVPALRKKYSPENIIAAGHETKPDRELLEGGHFCNLDVRDSNAVEKIVKEYRIDIIYHMAALLSAAAEKNPHLAWDVNINGLRNILEAARKFNLSVFFPSSIGAFGPSTPADNTPQDTIQRPATMYGIAKLTGELLCDYYFHRFGIDARGIRFPGLISYKTMPRGGTTDYAVEIFYAAVREKRYECFLKEGTRLDMMYMPDAVRAAIQLMEADPAKLIHRNAFNATAMSLAPEDLYREIKKHIPEFTMTYKIDPMRQAIADSWPHSMDDSAARKEWGWRPEYNLPAMTKEMIERLSEKV from the coding sequence ATGAAACGAATATTAGTTACAGGCGCCACAGGGCAAATAGGGTCTGAACTTGTCCCTGCGTTGCGGAAAAAATATAGCCCTGAAAATATTATTGCTGCAGGGCATGAAACCAAACCTGACAGGGAACTCCTTGAAGGCGGACATTTCTGCAATCTGGATGTAAGGGATTCTAACGCTGTTGAAAAAATCGTGAAAGAGTATCGCATCGACATCATCTATCACATGGCCGCCCTCCTTTCTGCCGCTGCTGAAAAAAACCCCCATCTTGCATGGGATGTAAACATAAACGGACTCAGAAATATACTGGAGGCTGCCCGCAAATTTAATTTATCTGTATTCTTTCCAAGCTCCATCGGCGCATTCGGCCCATCCACACCTGCTGACAATACCCCTCAGGATACCATCCAGCGTCCTGCAACCATGTACGGGATAGCGAAATTGACAGGCGAACTCCTCTGTGATTATTATTTTCACAGATTCGGCATTGATGCGAGGGGTATTCGGTTTCCCGGCCTCATTTCATATAAGACCATGCCCCGCGGCGGCACCACTGATTACGCAGTTGAAATCTTTTATGCTGCTGTCAGAGAGAAAAGATATGAATGCTTCCTGAAAGAGGGGACGCGCCTGGATATGATGTACATGCCGGATGCCGTAAGAGCGGCAATCCAATTGATGGAGGCTGACCCTGCAAAACTCATCCATAGAAACGCCTTTAATGCTACAGCCATGAGCCTTGCCCCAGAAGATTTATATAGAGAGATAAAAAAGCATATCCCTGAATTCACAATGACCTACAAGATAGACCCTATGAGGCAGGCAATTGCAGACTCATGGCCGCACAGCATGGACGACAGCGCAGCCAGAAAAGAGTGGGGCTGGAGGCCTGAATATAATTTGCCTGCAATGACAAAGGAGATGATAGAAAGGCTCTCTGAAAAAGTGTAA
- a CDS encoding type II toxin-antitoxin system HicB family antitoxin, which yields MIKYEVIMYWSDEDQAYIAEVPELPGCAADGATYQEALTNAEIVIQEWIETAREIGRPIPQPKGRLMFA from the coding sequence GTGATTAAGTACGAGGTTATCATGTATTGGAGTGATGAAGATCAAGCATATATTGCAGAAGTTCCTGAGCTGCCGGGGTGTGCGGCGGATGGAGCAACATATCAGGAAGCCCTGACTAATGCCGAGATTGTTATTCAAGAGTGGATAGAGACCGCTCGTGAAATAGGGCGCCCTATCCCTCAGCCTAAAGGCCGCCTGATGTTCGCATAA
- a CDS encoding DNA internalization-related competence protein ComEC/Rec2 produces MTDKLSFAFLIVSLLFLTFGIIRKWRHSFALAYIAFFLIGVILSSQQVSPYFPQNHIKMLVEHYNNGKRDEHGIGIEGVLANAPERFSDKTRLYIDAKKIFINPPLIPPFLKGDTGGFIPATGKILITVGSPSVRVKYGDRLRFISKPHIPQNFGNPGEYDYAGNLARQDIYVIGYIENERWIAVIGGEEKHGLRTSIEEIRDKIRDFIDGSDAENPAIIKALILGEKGEISKAVREAFAGTGTAHILAISGLHIGIIAFFSYWIILHALKQSERLMLAFDIKKIASAGSIVPVLLYGAVAGFSVSTQRAVIMVMVFILSVIIDRKQNLYNTLAAAAFVILVISPLSVYDISFQLSFASVLAIIYLVPRFQGLWANEDKQANDIAKLLPPHPAWHPLKNYFLNPFAVSLAASIGTAPFTAYHFHRVSIIGIIANLIAVPLMGFIAVPLGLISVLVSFFNQSAANLILVIVDMVLKASIWIVNLFSNIPYSSVFTTTPTILEAVLFYILIVSVVEFKKIKILKYALPVVMLIIIGNYSFWYYHLNYSPNLKVTFISVGQGDSALIEFPYGKRMLIDGGGFYNADFDVGERIIAPFLWKNKIDRIDYIVLSHPQRDHMMGLKFIAERFRVKEFRWNGDVSANKDYEEFMKSIDKNNIKKFISDSDTPPLNINGAIVEFLSPPKESRLDTNNNSLVVKLKYKDVSFLFTGDIEDIGEAILLKAGDKIKSAVLKVPHHGSRTSSQMDFLKAANPEFAVISVGHSNPFGFPHPEILKRYEGLKIPVLRTDINGAITVETDGARLKASAYKN; encoded by the coding sequence TTGACAGATAAGCTATCTTTCGCCTTTCTTATAGTTTCACTGCTTTTTCTGACATTTGGCATAATAAGAAAGTGGAGACATAGCTTTGCGCTCGCCTATATCGCCTTTTTCCTCATTGGCGTCATACTTTCCAGTCAACAGGTAAGCCCATACTTTCCCCAAAACCACATAAAAATGCTTGTAGAACATTATAACAATGGGAAAAGAGATGAGCATGGCATCGGCATTGAAGGGGTTTTAGCTAATGCCCCTGAAAGGTTTTCTGACAAGACAAGGCTCTACATAGATGCGAAAAAAATCTTTATAAATCCCCCTTTGATTCCCCCTTTTCTAAAGGGGGATACAGGGGGATTTATTCCAGCTACAGGAAAAATTCTCATTACAGTAGGAAGCCCTTCCGTAAGGGTCAAATACGGCGACAGGCTCAGGTTTATCTCAAAACCGCATATACCGCAAAACTTTGGTAATCCCGGGGAGTATGACTATGCCGGCAATCTTGCAAGACAGGATATATATGTTATCGGTTATATTGAAAATGAGAGGTGGATTGCAGTTATCGGTGGTGAGGAAAAACATGGCTTAAGGACATCAATTGAAGAGATACGGGATAAAATAAGGGATTTCATTGATGGTTCGGACGCTGAAAATCCAGCGATAATAAAGGCGCTTATCCTCGGCGAAAAGGGTGAGATTTCAAAGGCCGTAAGGGAGGCATTTGCCGGCACAGGCACCGCCCATATCCTCGCCATATCAGGGCTTCATATAGGCATCATTGCGTTTTTTTCATACTGGATAATCCTGCATGCATTGAAACAGTCAGAGAGGCTTATGCTTGCCTTTGATATAAAAAAGATAGCCTCTGCAGGAAGCATCGTTCCTGTGCTTTTGTATGGCGCTGTTGCCGGATTTTCCGTATCCACCCAGAGGGCTGTAATAATGGTAATGGTTTTCATACTGTCGGTTATTATTGACAGAAAACAAAACCTCTACAATACGCTTGCCGCTGCCGCATTTGTCATTCTCGTTATCTCCCCGTTATCAGTTTACGATATCTCATTCCAGTTATCATTTGCCTCTGTCCTTGCAATCATATATCTCGTGCCAAGGTTTCAAGGGCTATGGGCAAATGAGGATAAGCAGGCAAATGACATAGCCAAGCTTTTGCCGCCTCATCCGGCATGGCATCCGCTTAAGAATTATTTCCTCAACCCATTTGCCGTGTCTTTGGCGGCATCCATTGGCACAGCGCCTTTTACTGCATATCACTTCCACAGGGTCTCTATCATCGGGATTATCGCAAATCTTATTGCAGTTCCCCTTATGGGTTTTATAGCTGTCCCCCTCGGGCTTATTTCCGTCCTTGTCTCTTTTTTTAATCAATCTGCCGCCAATTTAATTCTTGTAATCGTTGATATGGTATTAAAGGCCTCAATATGGATAGTAAATCTTTTCTCCAATATCCCGTATTCATCAGTTTTTACAACAACGCCGACAATTCTGGAGGCAGTTTTATTTTATATCCTGATAGTCTCTGTTGTGGAATTTAAAAAAATAAAGATTCTTAAATACGCCCTCCCGGTTGTAATGCTTATTATAATCGGCAATTACTCATTCTGGTATTACCATCTTAATTACTCGCCAAATTTAAAGGTTACATTCATAAGTGTTGGACAGGGCGACTCTGCGCTGATAGAATTTCCTTATGGCAAGCGGATGCTTATAGACGGCGGGGGCTTTTATAACGCGGATTTTGATGTTGGTGAAAGGATTATTGCGCCGTTTCTCTGGAAAAACAAGATAGACAGGATTGACTATATTGTCTTAAGCCATCCTCAAAGAGACCACATGATGGGCCTTAAATTTATAGCAGAAAGGTTTCGCGTAAAAGAGTTTAGATGGAATGGGGATGTTAGCGCTAACAAGGACTATGAGGAATTTATGAAATCTATTGATAAAAACAACATAAAGAAGTTTATATCAGACTCCGATACACCCCCGCTAAATATAAACGGCGCAATTGTAGAATTTCTCTCCCCTCCGAAGGAAAGCCGTCTTGATACAAACAATAACTCGTTGGTGGTAAAGTTAAAATATAAGGATGTCAGTTTTCTTTTCACAGGCGATATTGAAGATATAGGCGAGGCCATTTTGCTGAAGGCAGGGGATAAAATAAAAAGCGCTGTCCTAAAAGTTCCACATCACGGCAGCAGGACATCTTCCCAAATGGATTTTTTAAAGGCAGCGAACCCTGAATTTGCGGTCATATCTGTCGGCCATTCCAATCCATTTGGTTTTCCGCACCCTGAAATATTAAAAAGATATGAAGGATTAAAGATACCTGTTTTAAGAACAGACATAAACGGCGCAATAACAGTTGAGACAGACGGCGCGAGATTAAAGGCCTCTGCTTATAAAAATTGA
- a CDS encoding electron transfer flavoprotein subunit alpha/FixB family protein has protein sequence MNNRDILVIAEHKEGAVTSGTLEAIGAGRYISGRLNTGLSVIALGSGISALSSAASNIDTDNIYLIENHLLTQYTSDAHLAAIYPFIKSNKPSIILIPSTCLGRDLAPKLAARLKTAYLSDVSEIKVDSSEILFTRQVYGGRLLSTVKCRGEMPWVITLRSRAFEKPAAPASKPPKVESFPVDIDPSYIRTIIKNIEKTQKGLGLTDADIIISGGRGMKGAEGFKMLEELAGILGGVVGASGAAVDAGWMPHSAQVGQTGKVVSPKLYIACGISGAPQHLAGMSTSKCIVAINKDPEAPIFKTADYGITGDIFEVLPILIDELKR, from the coding sequence ATGAATAACAGAGACATATTGGTAATTGCTGAACACAAAGAAGGCGCTGTCACCTCAGGGACATTAGAGGCAATCGGCGCAGGCAGATATATTTCAGGCAGGCTCAATACCGGGTTGTCTGTTATAGCCTTGGGCAGCGGCATATCCGCATTATCAAGCGCTGCCTCGAACATAGATACAGACAATATCTATTTGATAGAAAACCATCTTCTTACGCAATATACATCTGATGCCCATCTTGCCGCCATTTATCCATTTATCAAAAGCAACAAGCCATCCATCATACTGATACCATCAACATGTCTTGGCAGAGATTTAGCGCCAAAACTTGCGGCACGACTCAAAACAGCATATCTATCTGATGTAAGCGAAATAAAGGTTGATAGCAGTGAAATACTTTTTACCAGACAGGTATACGGCGGCAGGCTTTTATCAACCGTTAAATGCAGGGGCGAGATGCCCTGGGTAATAACACTTAGGTCAAGGGCATTTGAAAAACCGGCAGCACCTGCTTCAAAACCCCCAAAGGTAGAGAGTTTTCCTGTGGATATTGACCCTTCATATATCAGGACAATTATAAAAAATATAGAGAAAACTCAAAAAGGCCTTGGCCTTACTGATGCTGACATTATCATCTCCGGCGGCAGGGGGATGAAAGGGGCAGAAGGGTTTAAGATGCTTGAGGAACTTGCAGGGATATTGGGCGGTGTTGTCGGCGCATCAGGCGCTGCTGTGGATGCCGGATGGATGCCTCACTCAGCGCAGGTCGGGCAGACCGGAAAGGTAGTATCGCCCAAACTTTATATCGCCTGCGGCATATCAGGCGCGCCCCAGCACCTTGCAGGCATGTCCACATCCAAATGCATCGTTGCGATAAACAAAGACCCGGAAGCGCCAATATTCAAAACAGCTGATTACGGGATAACAGGTGATATATTCGAGGTTTTGCCAATATTGATTGACGAGCTGAAAAGGTGA